A stretch of Plesiomonas shigelloides DNA encodes these proteins:
- the fliQ gene encoding flagellar biosynthesis protein FliQ, which yields MSPEAFVEIFQHALYQVLVMVSAIMVPGLLIGLVVAVFQAATSINEQTLSFLPRLVVTILALIFLGHWMTGQLMDFFYAMIDDIPRVIR from the coding sequence GTGTCTCCCGAAGCCTTTGTAGAAATCTTTCAGCATGCGCTCTATCAGGTACTGGTGATGGTGTCGGCCATCATGGTGCCGGGGTTGCTGATTGGTCTGGTGGTGGCGGTATTTCAGGCTGCCACCTCGATCAACGAACAGACCTTGAGCTTCTTACCGCGTCTGGTAGTGACCATTTTGGCGCTGATTTTCCTCGGCCACTGGATGACCGGTCAGCTGATGGATTTCTTTTACGCCATGATTGATGACATCCCTCGGGTGATCCGCTGA
- the fliR gene encoding flagellar biosynthetic protein FliR — protein sequence MDWLSGNIMQFWASFLWPFARISSMLMTMTAIGAAFVPARVRLLLAVAVTLASLPSIPAMPQGIELFSLHSALITAQQILIGVAIGMISQFLTQIFVMLGQVVSMQSSLGFASMVDPASGQNTPLLGQIYMMLTLLVFLLLDGHLIMIEMLVRSFTTLPVGETGITAGGYHLLSQWFGILFLGSVSMSLSAIISLLTVNIAMGIMNRAAPQLNVYSLGFGLILLCGLFSLWYLLSAFPRHYDIYWRVALDDMCTLLHMTCGDGL from the coding sequence ATGGATTGGTTATCGGGCAATATCATGCAGTTTTGGGCCAGTTTCTTGTGGCCGTTTGCCCGTATCAGCAGCATGCTGATGACCATGACCGCCATTGGCGCGGCGTTCGTGCCTGCGCGGGTGCGTTTGCTGTTGGCGGTAGCGGTAACGCTGGCGTCATTGCCCTCCATTCCCGCCATGCCGCAAGGCATTGAGCTGTTTAGCCTACACAGTGCGCTGATCACCGCGCAACAGATCTTAATTGGCGTGGCGATTGGCATGATCTCGCAGTTTCTGACCCAGATCTTTGTGATGCTGGGGCAGGTGGTGAGTATGCAATCGAGCCTCGGTTTTGCCTCAATGGTCGATCCGGCCAGTGGTCAGAATACGCCGCTGCTGGGTCAGATTTATATGATGCTGACGCTGCTGGTGTTTTTGCTGCTCGATGGTCATTTGATCATGATTGAGATGCTGGTGCGCAGTTTTACCACCTTACCGGTGGGGGAAACCGGCATTACCGCTGGCGGCTACCATCTGCTGAGTCAGTGGTTTGGCATTTTGTTTCTCGGCTCAGTGAGTATGTCGTTGTCGGCGATTATCTCGCTGCTGACCGTCAACATCGCGATGGGGATCATGAACCGCGCCGCGCCGCAGCTTAACGTTTACAGCCTCGGCTTTGGTCTGATTTTGCTGTGCGGCTTGTTCTCTCTCTGGTATCTGCTGTCCGCCTTCCCGCGCCACTATGATATTTATTGGCGTGTGGCGCTGGATGATATGTGTACCTTGCTGCACATGACCTGTGGGGATGGTTTGTAA
- the flhB gene encoding flagellar biosynthesis protein FlhB, with the protein MAESDGQERTEQASSKRLEDARKKGQVARSREFATVIVLVMGSVALLWFGQNLAMALARLMHRLFSFTRDEVFDSDALLTIACKALLNILPSLAMILLLLFVASVLGASLIGGFNFSVEAMQPKFNKLNPMSGIKRMFGLQSWVELGKSILKILLIGVVTWRLLLNTRNDLAQLSLEAFPRNIFHAVDSLLWFVLLLSCTLILVAAIDIPYQLWNHSQKLMMTKQEVKEEYKNSEGNPHIKGRIRQLQREMASRRMMGEVPSADVIITNPEHFSVALRYQRDVDKAPVVVAKGVDFTAMKIREIANAHDIPIVPAPPLARALYHSAELEQPIPDGLFMAVAQVLAYVFQLQQYRKGKTFRRPIPLPDELPIPDDLRR; encoded by the coding sequence ATGGCGGAGTCCGACGGCCAAGAACGCACGGAACAGGCGTCGTCTAAGCGTTTAGAAGACGCCCGTAAAAAAGGTCAGGTTGCGCGTTCGCGCGAGTTTGCCACGGTGATCGTGCTGGTGATGGGCTCGGTGGCGCTATTGTGGTTTGGTCAGAACCTTGCCATGGCATTGGCGCGCCTGATGCACCGTTTGTTCAGCTTTACCCGTGATGAAGTGTTCGATTCTGATGCGCTGCTTACCATTGCCTGTAAAGCGCTGCTGAATATCTTACCGTCACTGGCGATGATTTTGCTGCTGCTGTTTGTCGCCTCGGTGTTGGGCGCATCGCTAATCGGCGGCTTTAACTTCTCGGTTGAGGCGATGCAGCCTAAGTTCAACAAACTGAACCCAATGTCTGGCATTAAGCGGATGTTTGGTCTGCAAAGCTGGGTTGAACTGGGTAAATCCATTCTTAAGATCTTGCTCATTGGTGTGGTGACCTGGCGCTTGCTGCTCAACACGCGCAATGATTTGGCGCAGCTTAGCTTGGAAGCCTTCCCGCGCAATATTTTCCATGCGGTCGATTCACTACTGTGGTTTGTTCTGCTGCTCAGTTGTACCCTGATTTTGGTGGCGGCGATTGATATTCCGTATCAGCTGTGGAATCACAGCCAAAAGCTGATGATGACCAAGCAGGAAGTGAAGGAAGAATACAAAAACAGCGAAGGTAACCCGCACATCAAAGGGCGCATTCGTCAGTTACAACGCGAGATGGCCAGCCGCCGTATGATGGGCGAAGTGCCATCGGCGGATGTGATTATCACCAACCCGGAGCACTTTTCGGTGGCACTGCGCTATCAGCGTGATGTGGATAAAGCGCCGGTGGTAGTAGCCAAAGGGGTCGACTTCACGGCGATGAAGATCCGGGAAATTGCTAATGCCCACGATATTCCGATAGTCCCAGCGCCCCCTCTGGCGCGGGCGTTGTACCACAGCGCCGAGTTGGAGCAGCCGATCCCCGATGGCCTGTTTATGGCTGTTGCGCAGGTGCTGGCTTACGTATTCCAGCTGCAACAATACCGCAAGGGCAAAACCTTCCGTCGGCCAATTCCGTTGCCGGACGAGCTCCCAATTCCGGACGATCTGCGCCGTTAA
- a CDS encoding flagellar basal body-associated FliL family protein: MAENLTLDGNASGNNKKRWLIIGLIALLVIGAGAGSYYWFAADKSESLPKKGFSPVLGTMAMYVNTSRPFVFNVSGGLRDRLVEIRVQLLVRSETDRALVQANLPLIESIILSSFSAATVEQWRDPRSRELLRDQALKEVRDSMEKLVNAPAVEQILLTSYVMQ, translated from the coding sequence ATGGCAGAGAACCTTACGCTGGATGGCAACGCCAGCGGCAATAATAAAAAACGCTGGCTGATTATCGGCCTGATCGCGCTGCTGGTGATTGGCGCGGGTGCCGGTAGTTACTACTGGTTTGCTGCGGATAAGAGCGAATCCCTGCCGAAAAAAGGCTTCTCGCCGGTATTGGGCACCATGGCGATGTATGTGAATACCTCGCGCCCCTTCGTGTTTAACGTCTCCGGTGGTCTGCGCGATCGCTTGGTGGAGATCCGGGTGCAACTGCTGGTACGCAGTGAAACCGATCGCGCCTTGGTGCAAGCGAACTTACCTCTGATTGAAAGCATTATTTTGTCGTCCTTCTCTGCGGCTACCGTAGAGCAGTGGCGCGATCCGCGCAGCCGTGAATTGCTGCGTGATCAGGCCCTCAAAGAGGTGCGTGATTCGATGGAAAAATTGGTCAACGCACCTGCCGTTGAACAGATCCTGTTAACCAGTTATGTCATGCAGTAA
- the fliN gene encoding flagellar motor switch protein FliN, whose translation MSDMTTDQEKLAAQWASEMGVEDDGVKRAELEELQDESVPLNPNERKRLDSILDIPVTISMEVGRSQISIRNLLQLNQGSVVELERIAGEPLDVMVNGTLIAHGEVVVVNDKFGIRLTDVISQTERIKKLK comes from the coding sequence ATGAGTGATATGACAACCGATCAGGAGAAACTGGCCGCGCAGTGGGCTAGCGAAATGGGCGTGGAAGACGATGGCGTCAAGCGTGCCGAGCTCGAAGAGCTGCAGGACGAAAGTGTGCCGCTCAATCCAAACGAGCGTAAGCGTCTGGACAGCATTCTGGACATTCCGGTGACCATCTCCATGGAAGTGGGTCGCAGTCAGATCAGCATCCGTAACCTGCTGCAATTGAACCAAGGTTCGGTGGTGGAGCTGGAGCGTATTGCCGGTGAGCCGCTGGACGTGATGGTTAACGGCACCTTGATCGCGCACGGCGAAGTGGTGGTGGTGAACGACAAGTTCGGCATCCGTCTGACCGATGTGATCAGCCAAACTGAACGCATCAAGAAGCTGAAGTAA
- the fliM gene encoding flagellar motor switch protein FliM has product MSDILSQDEIDALLHGVDDVVDDAPEQPKSQGVKAFDFSSQDRIVRGRMPTLELINERFARHMRISLFNMMRRTAEVSINSVQMLKFGEYVHTLFVPTSLNMVRFRPLKGTALITLEARLVFILVENFFGGDGRFPNKVEGREFTPAERRIIQMLLKLIFGDYKEAWGPVMDVEFDYLDSEVNPAMANIVSPTEVVVVSSFHIELDGGGGDVHITMPYSMLEPIRELLDAGVQGDKSDTDMRWGKALREEIMEINVDLRAKLLDVDLTLRDLMNMKAGDIIPVDMPENLLVYVEDLPSFRAQLGQANENLALKITERLKRPEVMKSELSLIRGSDKLLDEIVVLDDE; this is encoded by the coding sequence GTGTCTGATATCCTCTCACAAGACGAAATTGATGCCCTGTTACACGGGGTGGACGATGTCGTTGACGATGCGCCGGAGCAGCCGAAATCACAGGGTGTGAAGGCCTTTGACTTTTCCTCGCAGGATCGGATTGTCCGTGGCCGGATGCCGACTCTGGAGCTGATTAACGAACGTTTTGCCCGTCACATGCGCATCAGTTTGTTCAACATGATGCGCCGCACTGCCGAAGTGTCGATCAACAGCGTACAAATGCTCAAGTTTGGTGAATACGTGCACACCCTGTTTGTGCCGACCAGCTTGAACATGGTGCGTTTCCGCCCACTAAAGGGCACTGCGTTGATCACGCTTGAAGCGCGCTTAGTGTTCATTTTGGTGGAAAACTTCTTCGGCGGTGATGGCCGTTTCCCAAATAAAGTGGAAGGGCGGGAATTTACCCCTGCCGAGCGCCGAATTATCCAGATGCTGCTTAAGCTGATCTTTGGTGATTACAAAGAGGCGTGGGGACCGGTGATGGATGTCGAGTTCGATTATCTCGACTCCGAAGTGAACCCAGCGATGGCCAACATCGTCAGCCCGACCGAAGTGGTAGTCGTCAGCTCGTTCCATATCGAACTCGATGGCGGCGGTGGCGATGTGCACATCACTATGCCGTATTCGATGCTGGAGCCAATTCGTGAACTGCTGGATGCCGGTGTTCAAGGTGACAAGAGCGACACCGACATGCGTTGGGGCAAGGCCCTGCGCGAAGAGATCATGGAGATCAACGTCGATCTGCGCGCCAAGTTGTTGGATGTCGATCTGACGCTGCGCGATCTGATGAACATGAAAGCGGGCGACATTATTCCGGTGGATATGCCGGAAAACCTGCTGGTATATGTTGAAGACCTGCCGAGCTTCCGTGCCCAGTTAGGGCAGGCCAATGAGAATCTGGCCCTCAAGATCACCGAGCGTCTGAAACGGCCGGAGGTGATGAAAAGTGAACTGTCCCTGATCCGGGGCAGCGATAAATTACTCGATGAAATTGTGGTGTTAGACGATGAGTGA
- the fliJ gene encoding flagellar export protein FliJ codes for MKALDLLLEQAGKKEQDASGHLSQARQQLSMHEAQMERIHEYRYDYCQQMSQRGCAGLNASEYHHLQQFIGHLDQNLVKQNYARRTFEEQADRARELWLDAKQKRKSLEMLVERREKQKQQKAAREEQKLNDEMAAQLLRRLQTQR; via the coding sequence ATGAAAGCCTTGGATTTACTGTTAGAGCAAGCCGGTAAAAAAGAGCAAGATGCCTCCGGCCATCTGTCACAAGCGCGCCAGCAATTGAGCATGCATGAGGCGCAGATGGAGCGGATCCATGAGTATCGCTATGACTACTGCCAACAGATGTCACAGCGCGGTTGTGCTGGTTTAAATGCCAGTGAATATCACCATCTGCAGCAGTTTATTGGCCATTTGGATCAGAATCTGGTCAAACAAAACTATGCTCGCCGCACCTTTGAAGAGCAAGCGGACCGCGCGCGTGAGCTGTGGCTGGATGCCAAGCAAAAACGCAAATCCCTCGAAATGCTGGTGGAGCGCCGCGAAAAACAAAAGCAGCAAAAAGCCGCGCGCGAAGAGCAAAAATTAAATGATGAGATGGCGGCGCAGTTGCTGCGCCGTTTACAAACTCAGCGTTAA
- the fliP gene encoding flagellar type III secretion system pore protein FliP (The bacterial flagellar biogenesis protein FliP forms a type III secretion system (T3SS)-type pore required for flagellar assembly.), whose amino-acid sequence MFPTFSRLRSLRATLQRPLYIVLPLLLLLPAGVWAAGTGIPAITMNDNPGGGTDYSVSLQVLILMTMLSFLPAIVIMMTSFTRIIVVLSILRQAIGLQQSPSNQILIGITLFMTLFVMSPVLDKINQDALQPYMREEVSAQEAITRAQKPLHAFMLGQTRETDLATFVRLSGHKVQSPEQVSMTVLIPAFVTSELKTAFQIGFMLFLPFLIIDLVVASVLMAMGMMMLSPMIVSLPFKLMLFVLVDGWNLVLGTLAGSFGM is encoded by the coding sequence ATGTTCCCGACCTTTTCTCGCTTGCGTAGCTTACGGGCTACGTTGCAGCGTCCGCTGTATATTGTCTTGCCGTTGTTGTTGCTGTTACCGGCCGGGGTATGGGCGGCGGGAACCGGTATTCCGGCCATCACCATGAACGATAACCCAGGCGGTGGCACCGATTATTCGGTATCGCTGCAGGTGTTGATCCTGATGACCATGCTGAGCTTCTTGCCAGCCATTGTCATCATGATGACCTCGTTTACTCGCATTATTGTGGTGCTGTCGATTTTGCGCCAAGCCATTGGTCTGCAACAAAGCCCGTCTAACCAGATTTTGATTGGCATTACCTTGTTCATGACCTTGTTTGTAATGTCGCCAGTACTGGACAAGATCAACCAAGATGCCTTGCAGCCTTATATGCGCGAAGAGGTGAGCGCCCAAGAGGCCATTACCCGCGCTCAGAAGCCCCTGCATGCCTTTATGCTGGGACAGACCCGCGAAACCGATTTAGCCACTTTCGTGCGCTTATCCGGTCACAAGGTGCAATCACCGGAGCAGGTCAGCATGACCGTGCTGATCCCAGCGTTTGTGACCAGCGAGCTGAAAACCGCGTTCCAGATTGGCTTTATGCTGTTCCTGCCGTTTTTGATTATCGACTTGGTGGTCGCCAGTGTGTTGATGGCGATGGGTATGATGATGCTGTCGCCGATGATCGTGTCGTTGCCATTTAAGCTGATGCTGTTTGTGCTGGTGGATGGCTGGAATTTGGTTTTAGGCACCTTGGCCGGCAGTTTTGGTATGTAG
- a CDS encoding flagellar hook-length control protein FliK, protein MPQSVLLPAAPSAAGSAGPVSQTSTPTSGSARSASASGRFDECLNKAQQRDERQKDAAGKKADNNANTAASDKAGNTDKTDKTDKSDKSHKADKKDKAAANKDKKDLAVDANANTADTAATKPQEAADDSASGDKTLTIDTSEAESEASAKASPSMDANSAASKAETVASASDDPWLQQITASRQALQSAKGAEGGAGSASKEANLNALSQLTGVSGRTQVPSVELDASGKLNASAEQMAAALKGVGEPKVEASAVSSQHTESALKMLLGTDEPSDNATSKADSTLLAATKAATHQATDTPATAAHPQAATHDFLDSLRQAQGNNGLSAMRQPEPQAPTPLPLRHPEQSAQALQEQVQFLLNRKLDTVEIRLDPPELGNLQIKLHLNQDQAQVGIVVQNSHARELLEQTLPRLREMLAQQGIQLGQTQVQQQSQQQQGGASGQGQDLRGAPGHSGSSLGNGSDVGTDEALTVQQHTVTGSAHAVDYYA, encoded by the coding sequence ATGCCACAATCCGTTCTTCTTCCCGCCGCGCCATCCGCCGCTGGCAGTGCCGGCCCCGTGTCTCAAACTTCGACTCCAACGTCGGGCTCTGCACGCTCAGCCTCTGCGAGCGGTCGCTTTGATGAATGCCTGAACAAAGCGCAGCAGCGTGATGAGCGGCAAAAAGATGCCGCCGGTAAAAAAGCAGATAACAATGCAAACACGGCGGCCAGCGATAAGGCGGGCAATACCGATAAAACCGACAAAACAGATAAGTCGGATAAATCCCACAAAGCCGATAAAAAAGATAAAGCGGCCGCGAATAAAGACAAAAAAGATCTCGCGGTAGACGCCAATGCGAATACTGCCGACACTGCTGCGACTAAGCCGCAAGAGGCGGCTGACGACTCAGCTAGCGGTGATAAGACCCTGACTATCGATACTTCCGAGGCAGAGAGCGAAGCGTCCGCCAAGGCTTCGCCAAGCATGGATGCCAATAGCGCAGCCAGCAAAGCCGAGACCGTGGCCAGTGCCAGCGATGATCCGTGGCTGCAGCAAATCACCGCGAGCCGTCAGGCCTTGCAGTCAGCAAAAGGTGCCGAGGGCGGCGCAGGCAGTGCCAGCAAAGAAGCGAACCTGAACGCCTTGAGTCAGTTGACCGGCGTGTCAGGCCGCACGCAAGTGCCGAGCGTAGAATTAGATGCCAGTGGCAAACTGAACGCCAGCGCCGAGCAAATGGCGGCGGCATTAAAAGGGGTGGGCGAGCCCAAAGTGGAGGCTTCGGCGGTATCTTCGCAGCATACCGAGAGTGCCTTAAAAATGTTGCTCGGCACCGATGAGCCAAGCGATAACGCGACCAGCAAAGCGGATAGCACCCTGCTGGCCGCGACCAAAGCCGCCACCCATCAGGCTACCGACACCCCAGCGACAGCCGCGCATCCACAAGCGGCCACCCACGATTTTCTCGACAGCTTGCGCCAAGCGCAGGGCAATAACGGTTTGTCGGCAATGCGTCAGCCTGAACCTCAAGCGCCTACGCCGCTGCCGCTGCGTCATCCGGAACAAAGTGCGCAAGCCTTGCAAGAACAGGTACAGTTTTTGCTTAACCGCAAGCTGGATACGGTGGAAATCCGTCTGGACCCGCCAGAGCTGGGCAATTTGCAGATTAAATTGCACCTCAATCAGGATCAGGCGCAAGTCGGGATCGTGGTGCAAAACAGCCATGCGCGCGAGTTACTGGAGCAAACCTTGCCACGGCTGCGTGAAATGCTGGCCCAGCAAGGGATCCAACTGGGACAAACGCAGGTTCAGCAGCAAAGCCAGCAACAGCAAGGCGGTGCGTCGGGTCAAGGTCAGGATCTGCGCGGCGCGCCGGGACACTCTGGCAGCAGCCTCGGCAATGGCAGCGATGTCGGTACTGACGAGGCCCTGACGGTACAGCAGCACACAGTCACCGGCAGCGCACACGCGGTCGATTACTACGCGTAA
- the fliO gene encoding flagellar biosynthetic protein FliO has translation MKRLLPAAALLPLPAWSAQPDMNIGMALMSLLLVLGLIVGLGWVAKRMRLPFNGHGNMRVEQQQALGQRERLMVVNVEGQRLLLGVTPQSISLLKELGDAPESHANPPSGFQQQLNALLEKRKSAAKSAASASDNESAH, from the coding sequence ATGAAACGTCTTTTACCGGCAGCCGCGTTGCTGCCGTTACCGGCTTGGTCTGCCCAGCCGGACATGAATATCGGCATGGCGCTGATGTCACTGCTGCTGGTGCTGGGTCTGATTGTTGGATTGGGCTGGGTCGCCAAGCGTATGCGATTGCCGTTTAACGGGCATGGCAATATGCGTGTTGAGCAGCAACAGGCGCTCGGTCAGCGCGAGCGGTTGATGGTGGTAAATGTCGAAGGCCAGCGTTTATTGCTGGGGGTGACGCCGCAAAGCATCAGCCTGCTCAAAGAGTTGGGCGACGCGCCGGAAAGTCACGCCAATCCGCCATCGGGCTTTCAGCAGCAGCTCAATGCCCTGCTGGAAAAACGCAAGTCGGCGGCCAAGTCCGCTGCGTCTGCTTCTGATAACGAGTCTGCTCACTGA
- the fliI gene encoding flagellar protein export ATPase FliI, whose translation MSLRESLAAYQCRNLADKPVAAGKLVRVVGLTLEAIGCRAPVGSLCLIETVSGEMEAEVVGFSGDTLFLMPTEPLTGVLPGARVTPIVSKQGIPVGPELLGRIIDGVGRPLDGLGPLRCQQSADFSAAPINPLQRKPIHEVLDVGIKAINSMLTVGKGQRIGLFAGSGVGKSVTLGMMTRGTTAQVVVVGLIGERGREVREFIEEILGEEGRRRSVVIAAPADSSPLMRLKGCQTALTVAEYFRDQGQDVLLLMDSLTRFAQAQREIALSVGEPPATKGYPPSVFAKLPALVERAGNGAEGKGSITAFFTVLSEGDDLQDPIADASRAILDGHIVLSRQLADAGHYPAIDVERSVSRVMPAITSNEHQLMARAVRQICATYNRNQDLIAIGAYQRGNDPRVDQAIDFKPKVDEYLQQGMKDVWPFDRCVSDLKQVLLGG comes from the coding sequence ATGTCCCTGCGTGAGTCGCTGGCCGCTTATCAATGCCGCAATCTTGCCGATAAGCCGGTGGCGGCCGGTAAACTGGTGCGCGTGGTCGGGTTGACCTTGGAAGCCATTGGCTGCCGTGCGCCGGTCGGTAGCCTGTGCCTGATTGAAACTGTCTCTGGTGAGATGGAAGCTGAAGTGGTCGGCTTTAGCGGCGATACCCTGTTTTTGATGCCCACAGAGCCGTTAACCGGCGTGTTACCGGGTGCGCGCGTCACGCCGATTGTCAGCAAGCAAGGGATCCCGGTGGGGCCGGAGCTATTAGGGCGCATTATCGATGGTGTTGGCCGTCCGCTCGATGGCTTAGGGCCGCTGCGCTGTCAGCAAAGCGCCGATTTTTCTGCTGCGCCGATTAACCCGCTGCAACGTAAACCGATCCATGAAGTGCTGGATGTCGGCATCAAGGCCATCAACAGCATGCTGACGGTAGGCAAGGGTCAGCGTATTGGCCTGTTTGCCGGCTCCGGTGTTGGTAAGTCGGTAACCCTCGGCATGATGACCCGCGGTACTACCGCGCAGGTGGTGGTAGTGGGCCTGATCGGGGAGCGTGGCCGTGAGGTGCGTGAATTTATCGAAGAGATTTTAGGTGAAGAGGGGCGTCGTCGTTCGGTGGTGATCGCCGCGCCGGCGGATTCTTCACCGCTGATGCGTCTGAAAGGCTGTCAGACGGCGCTAACGGTCGCCGAATATTTTCGTGATCAGGGGCAAGATGTGCTGCTGCTGATGGACTCACTGACCCGTTTTGCTCAAGCGCAGCGGGAAATCGCGCTGTCGGTCGGCGAGCCTCCGGCCACCAAAGGCTATCCGCCGTCGGTATTTGCCAAACTGCCGGCACTGGTGGAGCGCGCCGGTAATGGCGCGGAAGGGAAGGGTTCGATCACCGCATTCTTTACCGTACTGAGTGAAGGTGATGACCTGCAAGACCCGATTGCCGATGCATCGCGGGCCATTCTTGATGGTCACATCGTGTTATCGCGCCAATTGGCTGATGCCGGTCACTATCCTGCGATTGATGTTGAGCGCTCGGTTAGCCGAGTGATGCCAGCGATTACCAGCAATGAGCATCAACTGATGGCACGCGCGGTGCGGCAAATTTGTGCCACCTACAACCGCAATCAGGATCTGATTGCCATCGGCGCTTATCAGCGCGGCAATGATCCGCGGGTGGATCAGGCGATTGATTTTAAACCGAAGGTCGATGAGTACCTGCAACAGGGTATGAAAGATGTCTGGCCGTTTGATCGCTGTGTCAGTGATCTGAAACAGGTTCTGCTCGGTGGTTGA